A stretch of the Kushneria konosiri genome encodes the following:
- a CDS encoding D-2-hydroxyacid dehydrogenase family protein, which yields MRCAIIDDYQNAALTMADWSRLEGRVAITPFHDHLDDENALVERLVGFDVIVIMRERTPFPATLLSRLPQLKLLITSGMRNAAIDIETARERGITVCGTDSHPAPPTELAWALILGLARHLPAEHHHFTTNGPWQSTVGTTLAGRTLGIVGLGKIGTRMARIAQAFDMEVMAWSEHLTPARCEEAGVTYADSLKTLMSTSDIVSIHLVLSARTHHLISREALEWMPPTSLLINTSRAAIVDQTALLEVLEEGRIAGAGLDVFEQEPLPPDHPLRRLPSVLATPHLGYVSDTNYRVWFGQAIENIEAWLSGTPIRRL from the coding sequence ATGCGCTGTGCCATCATTGATGACTACCAGAATGCGGCGCTGACCATGGCCGACTGGTCGCGCCTCGAGGGGCGTGTCGCCATCACACCCTTTCACGATCACCTTGATGATGAGAACGCGCTCGTCGAACGGCTGGTCGGGTTTGACGTGATTGTCATCATGCGCGAGCGCACGCCCTTCCCGGCGACACTGCTGTCCCGCCTGCCGCAACTGAAGCTTTTGATCACTTCAGGAATGCGCAACGCCGCCATCGATATTGAGACAGCGCGCGAGCGAGGCATCACGGTCTGCGGCACCGACAGCCATCCAGCACCGCCCACCGAGCTTGCCTGGGCACTGATTCTGGGACTGGCACGCCACCTACCCGCCGAGCATCATCATTTCACCACCAATGGCCCGTGGCAGAGTACGGTTGGCACGACGCTGGCAGGCCGCACACTGGGCATTGTCGGGCTTGGCAAGATCGGCACACGCATGGCGCGCATCGCGCAGGCCTTCGATATGGAGGTGATGGCCTGGAGCGAGCATCTGACGCCGGCACGCTGCGAGGAGGCAGGCGTTACGTATGCCGACTCCCTGAAGACGCTGATGAGCACCAGCGATATCGTCTCGATTCACCTGGTGCTGAGCGCGCGCACCCATCATTTGATCAGCCGGGAAGCGCTCGAATGGATGCCGCCCACCTCGCTTTTGATCAACACCTCACGCGCGGCCATCGTCGATCAGACCGCACTGCTTGAGGTGCTCGAGGAAGGCCGGATTGCCGGCGCGGGACTGGATGTTTTCGAACAGGAGCCCCTCCCGCCTGATCATCCCCTGCGACGATTGCCCAGCGTGCTGGCCACGCCACACCTGGGGTACGTCAGCGATACCAACTACCGCGTCTGGTTTGGACAGGCCATCGAAAATATCGAGGCCTGGCTTTCGGGTACGCCGATTCGGCGACTGTAA
- a CDS encoding GFA family protein — protein sequence MTEITERAGGCLCGQVRFMVRHGGEVHVCHCSLCRKATGGPMLAVICEGKPVFDDGSPVGIYHSSEQGERGFCLRCGSQLYFRHTPDNAYAFTAGTFDDQSLMVMTEEIYLQDKPGFYDFANETRRYAQDVGSTLVPRES from the coding sequence ATGACCGAGATTACGGAAAGGGCGGGCGGCTGTCTGTGCGGGCAGGTCCGGTTTATGGTACGACACGGTGGTGAAGTGCACGTCTGCCACTGCTCCCTGTGTCGCAAGGCCACGGGCGGACCCATGCTGGCCGTGATCTGTGAGGGAAAACCGGTCTTTGATGATGGCTCGCCGGTCGGCATCTATCACTCCTCCGAGCAGGGCGAGCGCGGTTTTTGCCTGCGCTGTGGGAGTCAGCTCTATTTTCGCCACACCCCGGACAACGCCTATGCGTTCACGGCGGGCACCTTTGATGATCAGTCCCTGATGGTGATGACCGAAGAGATCTATCTTCAGGACAAACCCGGCTTTTACGACTTTGCCAATGAAACGCGGCGCTATGCTCAGGATGTGGGCAGCACGCTCGTGCCTCGCGAGAGCTAG
- a CDS encoding MAPEG family protein, producing MTMELYLLGWTLVLAIIQIMLPAMYRNRETGLDYNAGPRDKEGPPMGVVTGRLFRAQKNLFETLPLFIGAILIAHVGGQEGAMTAWGAWLYFLARIVYVPLYAMGIPYVRSMVWGISLLGLVLVILPVIF from the coding sequence ATGACCATGGAACTCTATCTGCTGGGCTGGACGCTGGTGCTGGCCATCATCCAGATCATGCTGCCGGCGATGTATCGCAATCGCGAGACCGGCCTTGATTACAACGCCGGACCGCGCGACAAGGAAGGCCCTCCGATGGGCGTGGTGACCGGACGGCTGTTTCGGGCCCAGAAAAACCTGTTCGAGACCCTGCCACTGTTTATCGGCGCCATCCTGATCGCACATGTGGGTGGACAGGAAGGGGCGATGACGGCCTGGGGCGCCTGGCTCTATTTTCTGGCCCGTATCGTCTATGTTCCCCTCTACGCCATGGGCATTCCCTACGTGCGCTCGATGGTCTGGGGAATAAGCCTTCTGGGACTTGTACTGGTGATACTGCCGGTCATTTTCTAG
- a CDS encoding putative glycolipid-binding domain-containing protein, producing MQREVAWTGWDHQGCERLELTIAHDGITAESRVEGCHDGQGYQLSYQLVLDPAWRMRQLSARLDDGRSCQLSSDGQGRWWCQKQGPLTALSGCIDIDIAVTPFTNTLPIRRLGLEPGESTALSVVLLSVPSLDIGLMRQRYTRLSSHGWRYEGLGSGFTATLEVDDQGLVLDYPDTFRRQRRADPAF from the coding sequence ATGCAGCGAGAGGTGGCATGGACCGGCTGGGATCATCAGGGCTGCGAGCGCCTTGAGCTGACCATTGCTCATGATGGCATCACGGCTGAAAGCCGGGTGGAAGGCTGCCATGACGGCCAGGGATATCAGTTGAGCTATCAGCTGGTGCTCGACCCGGCGTGGCGGATGCGTCAGCTGTCGGCTCGGCTGGATGATGGTCGCTCCTGTCAGCTTTCAAGCGATGGGCAGGGCCGTTGGTGGTGTCAGAAGCAGGGGCCCTTGACGGCTCTGTCTGGCTGTATCGATATCGATATTGCCGTGACCCCCTTTACCAACACGTTGCCGATTCGACGACTGGGCCTTGAACCGGGAGAATCAACAGCACTATCGGTGGTCCTGCTGTCGGTACCGTCGCTGGATATTGGCCTCATGCGGCAGCGCTATACACGTCTGTCGTCACATGGCTGGCGCTATGAAGGGCTCGGCAGCGGCTTCACGGCGACTCTGGAGGTCGATGATCAGGGGCTGGTACTGGATTATCCCGACACTTTCCGACGACAACGCAGGGCTGATCCTGCCTTTTGA
- the cdd gene encoding cytidine deaminase: protein MTDLVPLPESLRQQLIGVRDNAYAPYSNHPVGALLISNSGTVYTGCNVESANYKGLCAEAGAIAAMVAHGEREIKSIHVIGPGDALCTPCGDCRQRIREFAAPDTEIVVVNAQGQPLKRYDMETLLPDSFGPENLGKSSKMA from the coding sequence ATGACCGACCTTGTTCCCCTGCCCGAAAGCCTGCGCCAACAGCTGATTGGCGTGCGTGACAACGCCTACGCCCCTTATTCGAATCATCCGGTCGGAGCGCTTTTGATCAGCAATAGCGGCACCGTCTATACCGGCTGCAATGTTGAAAGCGCCAATTACAAGGGCCTTTGTGCCGAGGCCGGTGCCATCGCGGCCATGGTCGCTCACGGTGAGCGCGAGATAAAAAGCATTCATGTCATTGGTCCGGGGGATGCGCTGTGTACGCCCTGCGGCGACTGCCGTCAGCGCATTCGCGAGTTCGCCGCACCTGATACCGAAATCGTGGTGGTCAACGCGCAGGGCCAGCCCCTCAAGCGCTATGACATGGAGACCCTGTTGCCCGACTCCTTTGGGCCGGAAAATCTCGGTAAATCCTCGAAAATGGCGTAA
- a CDS encoding 4Fe-4S dicluster domain-containing protein, with product MTSPSPHWQMAIDLERCIGCHACSVACKVENDIELGVFRTRVLYHDHGAFPDTRRSFLPTLCMQCADAPCMTACPSGAISRQDDGIVRIDPDTCDKWESCLKACPYGALHIDPVQKIADKCDFCSHRLEQSMAPACVEACPADVLIFGDINDDQSPVARFYKRHGDELEGLRPERGTRPQVRYRGVGTVVPQTAVDRLPDGRPHDPVDYEIDRWAER from the coding sequence ATGACCTCTCCCTCACCGCACTGGCAGATGGCCATCGACCTTGAGCGCTGCATCGGCTGTCACGCCTGCTCGGTCGCATGCAAGGTCGAAAACGATATCGAGCTGGGCGTCTTTCGCACTCGAGTGCTCTATCACGACCACGGGGCCTTCCCGGATACCCGGCGCAGCTTTCTGCCGACACTCTGCATGCAGTGCGCTGATGCCCCCTGCATGACAGCGTGTCCATCAGGGGCCATCAGCCGTCAGGACGATGGCATCGTACGCATCGACCCTGACACCTGTGACAAGTGGGAATCCTGTCTCAAGGCGTGTCCCTACGGGGCACTGCACATCGACCCGGTACAAAAGATTGCCGACAAGTGCGACTTCTGCAGCCACCGGCTTGAACAATCGATGGCCCCGGCCTGTGTGGAGGCCTGCCCGGCCGATGTGCTGATCTTTGGTGACATCAACGATGATCAGAGCCCGGTGGCACGCTTTTACAAGCGTCATGGCGACGAGCTTGAAGGCCTGCGCCCTGAACGCGGTACCCGACCGCAGGTGCGCTATCGCGGGGTGGGCACGGTGGTGCCACAGACCGCCGTAGACCGACTCCCCGATGGCCGACCGCACGACCCGGTCGATTACGAAATCGACCGGTGGGCCGAACGCTGA